The Syntrophorhabdaceae bacterium sequence CCAGGAACGCCATGAGTATCCCCTGCTGAATTCGGCTCATGAATTCCCACAGGAGGATTGCACCGAGGATCACGTTAATAAAATTGAAAGTCACATTGCCGAAGGTGTCGAGATATTTGCTGATAAAGCCCCACTGCAGGATATCGATCACAAGCCAGAGAAAAATGCTGACAAGCCGGGTTGGATTGCTCTTGAGCAGGAAGAATTGGCGTACGAAGATTGCGTATATCCTGAGAAGGCTCATTGATGATGGTCCTGCAGGTTCAGCGGCTCCCGGGCAACGGCGATAAAAAGCTCCTCCAGGTCCTTTCTCCCGTGCTCTGCGGGGAGCGTCTTTGGATCACCCATGAGAAGAATTCTGCCGCGGGAAAGAAAAAAGACCCTGTCACATACCGCTTCTATTTCAGCCATGTTGTGAGAAGTCCAGAGTATTGCGGCGCAAGTACGGGTCACATAATCCTTTATATTATCCCGTATTGTCCTTGAGACACTAGGATCGAGACTGGCGGTGGGCTCATCTAAAAGCAGCAACCGGGGATTGTTTATCACCGATTTAGCCAAATTCAACCGGCTGAGCTCCCCCGAAGAGAGGAGCCCTGCCCGGGTACGGGTAAATTGCTTAAGGTTAAATTCTTCGAGAAGTCCTTCTATTCTTTTTCTCAGGTCCTTTACTTCATAAAGAAGGCCGAAAACGTAAAGATTTTGCCATACCGTAAGATTTGCGGGCATATGAGCATAGACCGCGGCGAAATTGATGCTCTCGCTCACTTCTGATCTGCACGTGCCAATATCCTTTCCCAGTACCTCTATAGTCCCTCCGGAAGGTTTGAGGATGCCGAGAATCATGTTGATGGTCGTAGTCTTGCCCGCGCCGTTGGGACCCAAGAGGCCGACAATCTCACCGGGATTTACGGAAAAGGAAATACGATCCACTGCCTTTAAGGAACCATATTCTTTCGTCAGATTTTCTATTTTCAGGACTGCACTGTCA is a genomic window containing:
- a CDS encoding ABC transporter ATP-binding protein, which gives rise to MFAPVTGPAHDSAVLKIENLTKEYGSLKAVDRISFSVNPGEIVGLLGPNGAGKTTTINMILGILKPSGGTIEVLGKDIGTCRSEVSESINFAAVYAHMPANLTVWQNLYVFGLLYEVKDLRKRIEGLLEEFNLKQFTRTRAGLLSSGELSRLNLAKSVINNPRLLLLDEPTASLDPSVSRTIRDNIKDYVTRTCAAILWTSHNMAEIEAVCDRVFFLSRGRILLMGDPKTLPAEHGRKDLEELFIAVAREPLNLQDHHQ